The DNA segment TGCCGCAAGTGGCGTCAGCTACGTTTGTCATGATGTACAGAACGACCCTCTGTTCATTCCCGGCGTTGCAGACGCCCGTAGCTCGCTAACGGTTCCGCTGGTCCTTCATGATCAGGTGCTCGGGACGATCAACGTCGAAAGCCCCGACGTCGCAGCGTTCAGCGACAGTGATCTGCAATTCTTGGAGATCTTCGCTCGCGACATTGCCTTTGCTCTGAACACGCTGGAACTACTCGTCGCACAAAAAGCGAACACCGCTCAGCAAAGCTGTGACGCGATTCACAGTGCCGTCGCTCTGCCCGTCGATGCGATTCTCAACGACGCCGTGCACGTGATGGAAGGCTACATCGGGCACAGCCCCGAGGTGATGGATCGCCTTCGCCGGATCCTGCAAAACTCTCGCGACATCAAACGGACGATCCAGCAAATCGGCCAAAAGATGACTCCTTTGGAGGCCGTGCCGGCGGATGAGAAAATGGATCAAAACGCGATTCTCCGCGCCCGACGCATCTTGGTCGTCGACGATGACGAACAAGTTCGCGAAGACGCCCACCAGCTGCTCGAGAAATACGGCTGCGTCGTTGAGACCGCTCACGAAGGCGACGAAGCGGTTTTGATGGTCCGCCGAAGTGCGGGTGCCGACAGCTACGACGCGATCATTAGCGACATCAAGCTGCCCGATTACAGCGGGTACCAATTGATGTTGCGTCTCGAAAAAGTCATGACGCACGTGCCGATGATTTTGATGACGGGATTCGGATACGACCCAGGTCACTCGATCGTGAAAGCCAAGCAAAATGGCCTGCATCCAAAAGCGGTGCTCTTCAAACCATTCCGCTTGGACCAACTGATCGATGTTCTGAAAACGGTGATCGAGGCGAACCCCAACGTGCAAAATCCTCCGGACGCATCGTCGGATGACAATCCTCCCAGCGACGAGGATCCCGATGCTGCACGGACCGCATCCGGCGGCACGAAGAACTCCATTTGCTGAGTTCGGTTGAGATCCCTGGTTGGTAACAATCACGGATCAGGATTGAGCGTGAACGCCCAGTCAATGAACATCAAAAAACGAACGGCTTGGTGAATTCACCAAGCCGTTCGTCGTTTGAAACAGTTCCTCGAGCGAGCAGTCTTTCGCAAAGTCTGCCCGATACCGGATCAGGCTGGAAGTGGAGCAGCTTCGGCCAACTCAGCCAATTTTTCTGCTCCAACTCGATCGCAGAACGTTCCCAGCGATTCGCCTTCTTCGCGATTGGCTTTGAACGCGGCAAAGATGCCGGTCAACTCGGCGGTGACGTCCGAGTCAGGCACCTGATCCTTGTAGATGTACGCCAATCGGTTGCCCAACCATCCGCCACCCGCGAACAGCGTGTACTTTCCGACGGCGCGTCCGACCAAGGCCAGGTCAGCGTTGTAGGGACGAGCACATCCGTTGGGGCAACCGGTCATCCGGATCGTGAAGCGTTCGTTGCTAAGCCCCAACTTGGCCAAAGGCTCTTCAATCGAATCGATGATGCTCGGTAACCGTCGCTCTGATTCGGTGATGGCCAAACCGCAAGTCGGCAGTGCGACGCAGGCAATCGACCAGCGACGAACCGTGCTGGTTTCTTCCGTGGTGCGAAGACCGTGTGACTTCAGGATCTCGATCAGCTCTTCTTTTTCGGAAGGATCGATGTCGCAGAAGATCATGCTTTGGTGGCTGGTCAAACGAATTTCGCGATTGAATCGAGCACAAACCGCTCGAATCGCTGCTTTCACTTGCGTGTCTTCGTTGTCATACAAACGACCGTTTTCGATGTTCAGGCCATAGGACAATTTGCCATCGCCCTGTTCCTGCCACCCCATGTGGTCGTCGAACTCATACACATCTTCTTCGGTGCAATCCGCGAGTGGACCGCCGAACACCTTTTCGACTTCCGCGCGGAATTTCTCGACACCCCAATCCGCAATCAAGTACTTCAAACGAGCGAC comes from the Rhodopirellula bahusiensis genome and includes:
- a CDS encoding hybrid sensor histidine kinase/response regulator codes for the protein MPKIICVGAPDSPPDRSSLPDALLQGDGSAEGTKSPDIDWVFCESIVDAFPLLEEEDVAGVWMSRSSLPQTSEIRGMMQSGLMLRDMPEGVALLDADLRVIWANHRLLQWAGRPAGTPLGMTFYELLHNPEIMGPDFCPFHTALATGDESSSTLHSMDNQYFQVHAAPVRSAESPRNLIVTIGEITDEILQQQKLAAIHQAGRELADLRPNEIFMMEVDDRIDLLKDNIQHYLSDLLNFEVIEIRVLEQTTGDLIPLLSVGIDEEASDRRLSAHPRENGITGYVAASGVSYVCHDVQNDPLFIPGVADARSSLTVPLVLHDQVLGTINVESPDVAAFSDSDLQFLEIFARDIAFALNTLELLVAQKANTAQQSCDAIHSAVALPVDAILNDAVHVMEGYIGHSPEVMDRLRRILQNSRDIKRTIQQIGQKMTPLEAVPADEKMDQNAILRARRILVVDDDEQVREDAHQLLEKYGCVVETAHEGDEAVLMVRRSAGADSYDAIISDIKLPDYSGYQLMLRLEKVMTHVPMILMTGFGYDPGHSIVKAKQNGLHPKAVLFKPFRLDQLIDVLKTVIEANPNVQNPPDASSDDNPPSDEDPDAARTASGGTKNSIC